CTACTGCCCATGGGAAGAGAAAGGCAACTTCTATATCAAAGAGAATAAGAAGTAATCCAAGAATGTAATATCCTTGCTTGAAGGTTCCCCTCGCCTCTGGGTCGTAAAGAGGGACTCCACACTCATAAGGATAGTCTTCCATTTTCTCTTTGGTCCTTGGTCCAAGGATGCTGTTTATAAAGGTGAAAACAAAACCCACAGCCAAGGCGACGAAGAAAAATATCAGAATACCCAAGTATTCGCTCATCTAACTACCTCCCACTCCGTTATCAGATGGTGTCCCCTTTTAAAGTGGCCTCTGAGCCTAAGAGGGAGTAGATTTTTTAGACTCTTAAAGCCTTCACCTCCTACCAAGGTGGGCACGTTCTCACCACCTACAATCACAGGAAGATGTATAAGCCTTATTTCATCCACAAAACCCCTTTTTACAAACTCCCAATTTATGGAAGAGCCTCCTTCTACCATCAGGCTTTTTATCCCCCTCTCGTAAAGCATGGGAAGAAGTCTTTCAAAATCCACAAGGTCCTCCCCAACAATCCAAACCTCCGCACCAAGC
This window of the Thermocrinis sp. genome carries:
- a CDS encoding NADH-quinone oxidoreductase subunit A; the protein is MSEYLGILIFFFVALAVGFVFTFINSILGPRTKEKMEDYPYECGVPLYDPEARGTFKQGYYILGLLLILFDIEVAFLFPWAVVFKQIGIYGLIEAVLFIAILFLGFVYAWKKGALKWQM